The DNA window ctggaggtattgaaaagatgTGTAGAAGcggcacttagggacatggtttaatggtggacttggcattgttaggttagtggttggacgCGATGATCtcaaaggtcttttctaacctaaatgattctatgctTCTATGATAATTGGTGGATAATTAAATCCAACTGCTGTATTCTCAAACTATTAGGTGTAGTCTGTGAATAATCACCGGGTTGTTTAAAACTATTTAGTACAAAACATGTTAATTTGCTTTCTATTAACACACTTCAAATTGGTTTGCTGATATGTAGTTTACATTCTGGTTCGTGATCAGCTATTTAATGAGATATAAGAAACTCAGACAGTGAGGACTGAAATCTCTTCTGCAGGTTCTGTGGTCAGGATTATATGAAGTGCCATGAAACACCCCTGCATGCCATTTTGGATTGGTTAATGGAGATTGCTCCAGTACTTTTCAAGAACACATCTTAAATTACCCATGTGTAAAATGttgtaaaattaattatttaggaAAGTCCTAAAAGGGACAGTGCTAAGCTGAAACACAGattagttttattattttattttagtactACAGTAATTgagcatatttattttcttttctatagttctggaaataaaaatcacaaagcaATCCAGCACGTTCTCATCCAGGAGTGTAAACCAAGACTGAATTTCCAAGGCCTGGACATCATCTCTGATTTTCGCTCTGTGCTTTTGTGAAAAAGATGTCAAAAACCACAATTGAGAACTCAACTAACCCTCACTTAGCTCTTCTAGGTCTGTTGCTGGGAAGCATTTCACTGATCACTATTGTCATGAATATATTAGTACTATGTGctgtgaaaactgaaaagaagcTGCAAACAGTTGGCAATTTATACATCGTCAGCCTCTCTATTGCAGATCTTATAGTTGGTGCAGCTGTTATGCCCCTGAATATTGTTTATCTCTTAAGTCCTGTGTGGACTCTAGGTTTACCCGCCTGTTTATTCTGGCTATCAATGGATTATGTGGCCAGTACTGCATCCATTTTCAATCTCTTCACATTGTGCATTGATCGTTATCGTTCAGTTCAGCAACCACTGAAATATCTCAAGTATAGAACAAAAATGAGAGCATCACTAAtgattttgggggtttggttgCTCTCTTTCCTGTGGATCATTCCAATCCTAGGATGGCATGTTTTTGCTAATGGAGAAAGgaaagtaaaggaaaacaagtgtGAAACTGAATTCTCGGAAGTCACCTGGTTTAAAGTTTTGACAGCCATTGTCAACTTCTATCTACCCTCTATCATAATGTTATGGCTCTACTATAAAATATTCAGAGCTGTTCGAAAACACTGTCAGCACCGAGAGCTAATCAATGGATCATACCGGTCTTTCTCAGAAAAATCCCCTATACATCATAGTAAGATGAAGGATGAGCTAAATATTTGCCTCCAAAAGCAAATCTTAGATGAGGACACACCTCCAAAAGACAAGCAAAGCTCCCCTCAGCCCGAAAATATGGAGGCAGAGCTTCATTTCAGTAATCCTGACAAGTCTTCAAAGGCATTTCTTAGCAAGAGTAATAGGAAAGTCCTTAAATGGAGCTGTTTTCCTCTCACCACTACCCAGTCTGAGCCAGGCCTGGATAAGGCAGGAAAGAACTGTGTGTGTGTAACAAAAGACAATGGAAATGAAGAGGAGCCTTGCTCACAAGACAGTGACATAAGTGATGGATCAGACAACCATACTTTCACAGAGGAGGTACCCTGTAGAGAACACTCCAGTCCAAACCCTGAAAGAGCCTGCAGCCCTCAGGAAAAGGCTGGGAACAGAGATTTCAGAGGACTGAGTTACCTGAGGAAAACCTGGCAAAATCTGCATACTCATTCCAAAAGGCACATTCAAGGACTGCAcgggagcagggagaggaaagctgCTAAGCAGTTAGGGGCCATAATGGCAGCCTTTATGCTGTGCTGGATTCCCTATTTTGTATTATATATGGTAATAGCTTTCCATGGCCATGAACAATTTTCGAAATTGCACATGTTCACTATATGGCTTGGCTATGTGAACTCCACCTTAAATCCATTCCTGTATCCTCTTTGTAACCAGAATTTTAAGAAGACGTTCAAAAAGATCCTTCACATTCACTGATACTGGTCTGATTTTTTTGGAGCTAAAAAGCAGCTCAAGAGTTCAACCAAACAAAATGTTCCCGTTTCAAAGACAAACACCATGGATAAAGTAGAAGACTTTGGAAAATGGTCATTTATAAACAAGTGTTAGTAAAAGTGGGAAACATGCATTTAACAGGTTTAACATATTTGAAGAACTGATTCAGATCAGGAATCTGAAAAACTCAGGGGCAGTCTCAGAACTGTTATATGTTGTACACATTTTACAATTTGAGATTACCTCTCTCATGAAGAACAAAAACTGGAGATACAAATAGAGATCTTCAGTGATTATAAATTATTCAGctacaggaaaggaagaaatagaaTAAGGTTTCTGTGATTggtgaaatatattttcctctttcaagtTACTCCATTAAACATGGGAACACATTGCTTGTGAAGGGAGATCTGCAAGAAGAGGTACTTTGCATAGTCAAAGAAAGAAGCTTCaactgtttaaaaacatctaCCCTATAGATTTATAGATTCCCCCAAATCATAAACCTCTTTGAAATGTCAAGTCATACTGTAACCTGCCATATCTCTCTGATATCATGCTTGCTTCACTTATGTTAACTTCATGTACATGTtaacttcactgaaaaaaaccaccatattTTTATGTCCTAGAAATTTTGCTTAGACTTCCCATGCTCAACATACTATCACAATCTATTCACGAAAGGTAGGCTATTGTTTCTAGACTTACAGAATATAGTTGATTATAGACTACACATATAACCTAAGCAGTGGCAATACTAATCCATATATCTTGTAGTAGGCACTCTTCCTACTATAATGAAGCAAACTCATGAGCAACAACTCAagcttgcaaaacagaaaataaaatccatgaAGTATGTTTACCTTTCTATCCTTTAtgtttaattgcattttataaTTCCTGCtgtaaatgctgtaaaatatttcaggagaAACACACAATAATAGAATACTTTAGGTTGGAAGTGATCTCAGGAAGACATCTAAGTACAACCTACAACTCAAAGATGGGCTGACTTTGACATTACATTGTGTTGCTCACGGCCTTGTCCACAACTTGAATGACAAGCATCTGGAAAGTGAGCTTCCTCTGGAAAAGCTGGGTGGCAGCCTTGACAGAGAAGTTTTCAGCTAAGGTTCACTCTACCAACTTTGAGCATTCACTTGCTCAGCCATTGATTTAACTGTTTCTAAATACTAATTCTCAAAGTCAGACATGCCCTGTCACACAAAAGGAATGAATCCCCCCTTCTTTAGTGCAGTCAGGTATAGATTTGTtcccaaaggaagaaaacataattCCTCAGCAAAGAAGTACATAGCGGCATATGTCACATCAGCTAACTTATCAGGAAGCTTAcaacttcacagaaaaattacaccaaaataaaaaaaaaagagtatacAGATTGGGGAGTGGGGAGGAGAATTGAGGCAGAGGAGTTCTCAGGCCCTATATTAGCTGAATATCGCAAGACTACGTACCGCCTTGTTTGTGGCACACCAGTAAAGCATTCATTCTTCTGCTATGGAACtaagcaaaagaaacattttgagtAAACACTGTGGAGTATGTTAGTTTTAAGAAGAAATCCCAGAACCAGATAACGTCAACAGCTAAAGTCACATTTGCGTGTAATGGTGAGTTTATGTAAGGCTTTTCCATACATTTTGGGCAGGATGATGAGAGAGACATCCTGAAGGTTCAATGTAAAAAGAATGTCCTCCCATTCATTTTGTAGTGCTGATGAATTTACCACTTCCTCAATGTCTTCTTGCCTCTGAAATTGCTCAGTTAGCTTAACAACAAAGTTCTGATGGAACTGGAACTCCTTCAAGTACTGTCAAGAGTTTGGTGGGATGAGCTCAAGGGATGTTCTCTGTAAGATCTTTGTTACATCAGAAGCGAAAAAAGGTAGTTTAATGGTTGGAGGAATTCTATGTTCTTAATTAATGATCTTGAGCTACTTAGAGTCCCTCTGTGCCACATGTGCCTATTTCATAAAGTAAATATGACAAGACTTACAGTAACAATGCAACACTTCAGATGTTTACATGATGCTCATAAACTTTGGATATAATACACTAAGTGCAAAGCATTATTATTCTCTGTCAGTTTGATTTCTCTGAATTAAACACTTGAATGTCAATAGCTGTATTTAAAGTTTCCAATATTAAATGAAGCCCTAATATCtctgcattttaatgaaatggaaaaatgtgttAAAGGAATAAACTTAAATTCAGTCTATTTCAATGCATTGTACGAGGTTCAGAGATCACTTGACTTTGGGCTCAAGTAGCATGCAATTAGCTGCAATCAGGGAATTCAAATAtaggagaagagaaggcaaaatACAGAGACAGaatacagaagcagcaaaattcaTTCCAGAATTCAGACATTTTCACTGCAGGAGCAGTATCTGCACATGTAGTAAAATACATCTTCTCTTCGACTACAAAGCAGCATCTTTTGAAACTTACACTCTAATCTAATGGCCTTTAACAGACAATTGCTCAGATTCACAGCCATTATGATCTTTTTTCTATTGTGATATGCCACAGCAATTCTAGTCAAAGTGGATGGTAATTTAGGTGATCCcggaggaaataaaaaagcagcacacTAAGTCAGCTAGATTTATTAGTATACACTGCTGAAACATGCTCACCCAAGCGCTACTTAGAGTTATCAAGAAGTCTATCCTCTTGATCAGGACAATTGCCTTTTctgactttaaaatatattaatacatGAAACagcaaccaaaaccaaatccctGAAAATTAGTCTAAAAATTATGATTATAATAAAGGATACCTTTGGTAccattacagaatcacagaatggtaggggttggaagggacctctggagatcatattgtccaacacccctgcctGAGCAAGTACACCCACAGCAGAatgcacaggaccatgtccaggagattttaaatatttcctgtggAGTAAGTGAA is part of the Phalacrocorax aristotelis chromosome 6, bGulAri2.1, whole genome shotgun sequence genome and encodes:
- the HRH1 gene encoding histamine H1 receptor, with the translated sequence MSKTTIENSTNPHLALLGLLLGSISLITIVMNILVLCAVKTEKKLQTVGNLYIVSLSIADLIVGAAVMPLNIVYLLSPVWTLGLPACLFWLSMDYVASTASIFNLFTLCIDRYRSVQQPLKYLKYRTKMRASLMILGVWLLSFLWIIPILGWHVFANGERKVKENKCETEFSEVTWFKVLTAIVNFYLPSIIMLWLYYKIFRAVRKHCQHRELINGSYRSFSEKSPIHHSKMKDELNICLQKQILDEDTPPKDKQSSPQPENMEAELHFSNPDKSSKAFLSKSNRKVLKWSCFPLTTTQSEPGLDKAGKNCVCVTKDNGNEEEPCSQDSDISDGSDNHTFTEEVPCREHSSPNPERACSPQEKAGNRDFRGLSYLRKTWQNLHTHSKRHIQGLHGSRERKAAKQLGAIMAAFMLCWIPYFVLYMVIAFHGHEQFSKLHMFTIWLGYVNSTLNPFLYPLCNQNFKKTFKKILHIH